The Paenibacillus spongiae nucleotide sequence GTCGATTTATTCTCCACAACCGGCATCATCAATCAGATCCTCTCTGTCTTCGGCGTGGATCCGATCATGTTCATGGCCAGCAATACCTGGTTCCCGGCGATCGTGATCGGCAGTGACGTATGGAAAGAATTCGGCTTCGGCACGATTATATATTTGGCCGCGTTAACCGGCATTAACCCGTCCCTATACGAGTCGGCTGTTATCGACGGCGCGACGAGATGGCAGCAAATCTGGTACATTACGCTGCCTAGCATCAAACCGACCATTATATTGCTCGCGACGTTGAGTCTGGGGAATATTCTGAATGCGGGCTTCGATCAAATTTTCAACATGTACAACCCGCTTGTCTACGAGTCGGGAGACATTATCGACACGTATGTTTACCGGGCGGGACTCGTCGAGGCCAAGTTCAGCTTGGCTACTGCGGTAGGCTTGCTTAAGTCGGTCGTCAGCTTTGTGCTCATCATGGTCTCTTATTTTCTGGCATCCCGATTTGCTAATTACCGTATTTTTTAATCGAAGGCAGGTGAACCTTCTTGGTTACCAATCGCTCCTTTTCATCCCGTTTATCAAACGCCGTCATTGTTGCCATTCTCACATGCATTTCGCTGTTGTGCATCGCCCCGTTATGGTATACGATTTCCGTATCCTTCAGCGATAAGGCCGCCGTGGCGGCAGGGCTTGTTACTTGGCGGCCTGTAGAGTTTACATTAAGCGCGTATCAGCACTTGTTGTCCGATAAATCCTTCTTTCGCGCATTCGGCATTTCGGTCGAACGGGTTCTTTTAGGCGGACTTATCAATTTTGTTTTGACGGTCATGATGGCCTATCCGCTGTCACGCGAGACGAAACAATTCAAGGTTCGAAACCTCTATATGTGGTTTATCGTGTTTACGATGCTGTTTAGCGGAGGGCTCATTCCGTGGTTCATGACGATTAAATCCTACGGGCTGCTGAACAGTATATGGGCTCTGGTCCTGCCTGGCGCGGTTCCCGTATTCAGCGTCATCCTGCTGGTCAATTTCTTCCGCAGCATTCCGAAGGATCTGGATGAAGCGGCCGTCATGGACGGAGCGGGGCCGTGGTATATGCTGCTGCGCATCTATTTGCCGGTATCCTTGCCGGCGCTCGCCACCATCACCTTGTTCAGCATTGTCGGGCATTGGAATTCCTTCTTCGACGGCTTGATTCTGATGACGAAATCGGAGCTCTATCCGCTGCAAACGTATATTCAGCAATTGATCGTGCAGGTGAATACGGCAGGTATGACATCGGAGGAGATGAAGATGGTCGCCCAGCTGTCCAACAAAACGCTGGATGCAGCCAAAGTCGTCATTTCAATGATTCCGGTGCTGATCATCTACCCGTTCCTGCAGAAATATTTTATTCACGGGATTATGCTTGGTTCGGTTAAGGAATAGGAGGGCTTAAGTTGAACAAAATCAGTATGGAAGTACTTCCAGGCGAGTATTGGTGGGGAGGCGCGGTATCGGATGGCATTCATATGCCGTTTGGCAAAGCGTCATTCTCCAGAGGACTTGATCCGAATTTAACGGCGAATCAGGCTGCACCTGTGCTCGTATCCAGCAAGGGAAGATCTATCTGGTCGGAGGACCCGTTCCGCTTCGAGTTTGAAGAGGGGCAGCTGCGTATTGAAAGCGGGTCTTCTTCAGACATCGAAATCGAGGAGCAGCATGGCGATTTGCGGGGAGCGTTTCAGGCGGTTCAAGCGAAGAGATTTCCTGCTCAAGGACACATTCCGCATGAGACGATGTTTACCCGGCCTCAGTACAATACTTGGATCGAGCTCATGTATGATCAAGAGCAGCATCGCATTCTTGAGTATGCGGAAGCGATCATCGCCAATGGGATGCCGCCGGGGCTGCTTATGATCGATGACAATTGGCAGGAAGATTACGGTACATGGGAATTCCATCCGGGACGGTTTGAATCCCCGCGCCGTATGGTAGACCGTCTGCATGAACTGGGATTTACCGTCATGCTGTGGATTTGTCCGTTCATCAGTCCTGACAGCGCAGTGTTTCGCGAATTGTCGGGCCGGGGCTATCTGGTCCGCAGCGAGGACGGCACGGTAGCCGTACGGGAGTGGTGGAACGGATACAGCGCCATGCTGGATTTGACGAATAAGGGTGCCATTGCATGGTTCGAAGGGCAGCTGAACCGGCTTCAGGACAAGTATGGCATCGATGGATTCAAGTTCGATGGAGGAGACCCGCTCTATTACAGGAACTCCGACCTGTGCGCAGAACGGACGACTGCGAATGGACAGTGCGAGGCTTACGCCCGAATCGGCTTGAACTACAGGTTGAATGAATACCGGGCATGCTGGAAGCTGGCCGGCGAACCGCTTGCGCAGCGGTTATGCGATAAAGCG carries:
- a CDS encoding ABC transporter permease, which produces MKKNLNVLHYHIMLMPGIIFLILFSIVPMYGILIAFKDFKPGRGIWGSEWVGLEHFQFLFTLPDSKTIFFNTIFIAVMKIIAGIIVPLTVALLLNEARKQFFKRSVQTFIYLPHFLSWVILANIVVDLFSTTGIINQILSVFGVDPIMFMASNTWFPAIVIGSDVWKEFGFGTIIYLAALTGINPSLYESAVIDGATRWQQIWYITLPSIKPTIILLATLSLGNILNAGFDQIFNMYNPLVYESGDIIDTYVYRAGLVEAKFSLATAVGLLKSVVSFVLIMVSYFLASRFANYRIF
- a CDS encoding carbohydrate ABC transporter permease, whose protein sequence is MVTNRSFSSRLSNAVIVAILTCISLLCIAPLWYTISVSFSDKAAVAAGLVTWRPVEFTLSAYQHLLSDKSFFRAFGISVERVLLGGLINFVLTVMMAYPLSRETKQFKVRNLYMWFIVFTMLFSGGLIPWFMTIKSYGLLNSIWALVLPGAVPVFSVILLVNFFRSIPKDLDEAAVMDGAGPWYMLLRIYLPVSLPALATITLFSIVGHWNSFFDGLILMTKSELYPLQTYIQQLIVQVNTAGMTSEEMKMVAQLSNKTLDAAKVVISMIPVLIIYPFLQKYFIHGIMLGSVKE
- a CDS encoding glycoside hydrolase family 31 protein, with product MNKISMEVLPGEYWWGGAVSDGIHMPFGKASFSRGLDPNLTANQAAPVLVSSKGRSIWSEDPFRFEFEEGQLRIESGSSSDIEIEEQHGDLRGAFQAVQAKRFPAQGHIPHETMFTRPQYNTWIELMYDQEQHRILEYAEAIIANGMPPGLLMIDDNWQEDYGTWEFHPGRFESPRRMVDRLHELGFTVMLWICPFISPDSAVFRELSGRGYLVRSEDGTVAVREWWNGYSAMLDLTNKGAIAWFEGQLNRLQDKYGIDGFKFDGGDPLYYRNSDLCAERTTANGQCEAYARIGLNYRLNEYRACWKLAGEPLAQRLCDKAHSWETNGLASLIPNGLSQGLMGYAFTCPDMIGGGEYVNFMANSDKLDQELFVRYAQCSALFPMMQFSAAPWRVLDQEHFRYCEEAARLHVEFGDYIVSLARHAAQTGEPIIRHMAYEFGDGHFAEVNDQFMLGSDVLVAPVIRKGAAEREIRFPEGAWRGDDGSLVQGPCVQTVSAPLSRLPWYRREA